One region of Parerythrobacter jejuensis genomic DNA includes:
- a CDS encoding LacI family DNA-binding transcriptional regulator, which translates to MSKDERRLTSFDVAARAGVSQSTVSRALSGSPTITEATRTRVIAAARDLGYVVDERAARLRSGKSKTIAVVVIGRAGQGAASVNPFYYSLLGSVCTAAAQQGYQALVSIQSEPEQFFGQFIERGQADAVVVLGTATNRQAWDHFSDYRRVQSNLAFWGAPFDGPGYVRSDNHAGAKLAVERLIAGGYKRIAFVGETDGAQRQFSERYEGYRTTLEAAGLTASEAITAPGETREEQGAGAVAALLESGDGFDAVFSACDAMALGILARLRDAGQSVPEDFGVVGFDGLGVGAHSSPPLTTIEPDFAEAGLNLVEAALGGADDDRDRRVSVHLVERASAR; encoded by the coding sequence GTGAGCAAGGACGAGAGGCGACTGACATCGTTCGATGTCGCAGCGAGGGCGGGAGTCTCGCAGTCCACTGTCTCGCGTGCGCTCTCAGGCTCCCCGACGATCACCGAAGCAACCCGTACGCGCGTGATCGCTGCCGCGCGTGACCTGGGCTATGTCGTTGACGAACGTGCCGCCCGGCTGCGCAGCGGCAAGAGCAAGACCATAGCCGTTGTTGTCATCGGCCGAGCAGGGCAGGGCGCCGCCTCCGTCAATCCATTTTACTATTCATTGCTCGGCAGCGTGTGCACGGCGGCGGCGCAGCAGGGCTATCAGGCGCTGGTTTCAATCCAGTCCGAGCCCGAGCAGTTTTTCGGCCAGTTCATAGAGCGCGGGCAAGCCGATGCAGTCGTCGTTCTGGGCACAGCAACAAACCGGCAGGCCTGGGACCACTTCAGCGACTATCGCAGAGTGCAATCCAACCTAGCATTTTGGGGCGCACCGTTTGACGGCCCCGGCTATGTCCGGTCCGACAATCACGCAGGCGCGAAATTGGCCGTCGAGCGACTGATCGCCGGCGGATACAAGCGGATTGCCTTTGTCGGTGAAACTGATGGCGCGCAGCGCCAGTTCAGCGAGCGCTACGAGGGGTATCGCACGACGCTGGAAGCGGCTGGCTTGACTGCCAGCGAGGCGATTACGGCACCTGGCGAGACGCGCGAAGAACAAGGCGCAGGCGCGGTTGCCGCACTGCTGGAAAGCGGCGACGGTTTCGATGCGGTTTTTTCCGCCTGTGACGCGATGGCGCTGGGCATCCTCGCCCGACTTCGTGACGCAGGACAATCCGTGCCGGAGGATTTCGGGGTTGTCGGTTTTGACGGTTTGGGCGTTGGCGCGCATTCCTCCCCGCCGCTTACCACAATCGAACCCGATTTTGCCGAGGCCGGGCTCAATCTGGTCGAGGCCGCACTGGGCGGCGCCGATGATGATCGTGACCGCCGCGTCTCGGTGCATCTGGTGGAGCGTGCCAGCGCTCGATAG
- a CDS encoding type IV secretion system protein, with the protein MSRTCDLAMSEAAGGIASALQAVDCVASEVTGAAFGRLFAPGGDMATVLTILLTLYIAFFAFMLITGRSSLGVRSLVPRMITLGLVLTFATSWVAYQSVVWNLALGAPDWLAGVLTGDNGSATMTFASKVDVVFLAVEEASNGQTDVETFSPAGMLWIGALLFMLGTVGVLVTARIALALLVALGPVFVVMALFNGTRGLFVGWLKGVVLLALAPLLAVLGGSVMLELSVPILSALTQTAGEIPARPAMAFLMVGAVHVALMVMVFKVAGTMVAGWRVFGLAADKGERGDDVTPAQAPAAIASAPAQPAATPQAIGASNAQRTAVAAAVPMVAANDAGGVVAGTAIRETRIFASSSGGAQVAPLSNSGSRTRGLGSRFKPAPARPTEKVK; encoded by the coding sequence ATGAGCCGGACCTGCGACCTTGCCATGTCTGAAGCCGCCGGGGGCATTGCCTCGGCATTGCAGGCGGTCGATTGCGTCGCATCCGAAGTCACTGGCGCTGCCTTTGGTCGACTGTTCGCACCGGGCGGAGACATGGCCACCGTGCTGACGATCCTGCTCACGCTCTATATCGCTTTCTTTGCCTTCATGCTGATCACCGGGCGTTCCAGCCTTGGAGTCCGCTCGCTGGTGCCGCGCATGATCACGCTGGGCCTGGTGCTGACCTTTGCAACCAGTTGGGTCGCGTATCAAAGTGTGGTCTGGAACCTTGCTTTGGGCGCGCCCGACTGGCTGGCCGGTGTCCTGACCGGCGACAACGGGTCGGCTACGATGACTTTCGCCAGTAAGGTCGACGTTGTGTTTCTCGCGGTAGAGGAAGCATCGAACGGGCAGACAGATGTGGAGACATTCTCACCTGCGGGGATGCTGTGGATCGGGGCATTGCTGTTCATGCTTGGCACTGTGGGTGTGCTGGTGACGGCCCGGATTGCTCTGGCGCTGCTGGTGGCGCTTGGCCCTGTTTTTGTCGTGATGGCATTGTTCAATGGTACGCGCGGCCTATTTGTCGGCTGGCTCAAAGGCGTCGTGCTGCTGGCGCTGGCCCCGCTACTGGCCGTCTTGGGCGGCAGCGTCATGCTGGAGCTTTCGGTGCCGATCCTGTCGGCATTGACCCAGACAGCTGGCGAAATCCCTGCACGGCCCGCGATGGCGTTCTTGATGGTTGGCGCGGTGCATGTTGCACTGATGGTGATGGTGTTCAAAGTGGCCGGGACTATGGTGGCGGGATGGCGCGTGTTCGGCCTCGCCGCTGACAAGGGCGAGCGAGGGGATGATGTTACCCCGGCTCAGGCACCTGCAGCAATTGCCTCCGCTCCGGCACAACCGGCCGCAACACCACAGGCTATCGGCGCATCCAACGCCCAACGCACGGCTGTTGCCGCCGCTGTGCCCATGGTGGCTGCAAATGATGCTGGCGGGGTAGTGGCAGGCACAGCCATCCGCGAAACCCGCATATTCGCAAGCTCTTCAGGGGGCGCCCAGGTCGCGCCTCTTTCAAATTCCGGGTCGCGAACGCGCGGGCTCGGCAGCCGGTTCAAGCCGGCACCTGCACGTCCTACGGAGAAAGTGAAATGA
- a CDS encoding type IV secretion system protein VirB3: MEQLTRHPVHRALTRPQMFAGVTYNYFIINAAVTTEIFLITGSWLSLPAALVIHGVGYFACLREPRVFDLWITKVSKCPRVKNFKRWGCNSYAA, from the coding sequence GTGGAGCAGCTGACCCGCCATCCCGTGCACCGTGCCCTCACACGCCCGCAAATGTTTGCCGGCGTGACGTATAATTATTTCATCATCAACGCAGCGGTCACGACAGAGATTTTCCTGATTACAGGCAGCTGGCTGTCGCTTCCCGCTGCGCTGGTCATTCACGGGGTGGGCTATTTTGCCTGCCTGCGCGAACCGCGTGTTTTTGACCTCTGGATCACCAAGGTCAGCAAATGCCCGCGGGTAAAAAATTTCAAGCGCTGGGGCTGCAACAGCTACGCAGCTTGA
- a CDS encoding lytic transglycosylase domain-containing protein, with protein sequence MSAPASADVMEIDADGARWIAGGAAAVPARTLMSAPTLLETDPATGLPAHATSNPALTALGVPATYQAKVQELSARFDLSPSLIEALVWQESRWRENAVSHAGARGLAQLMPGTARYLGVDPDDPFANLEGGARYLREQLDRFDGDLEKALAAYNAGPGRVLAAKGIPNIRETKNYVAAIMGRLSNHSRGDR encoded by the coding sequence ATGTCTGCTCCTGCGAGTGCAGATGTGATGGAAATTGATGCGGATGGAGCGCGCTGGATTGCCGGCGGCGCTGCTGCTGTGCCTGCCCGGACCCTGATGTCCGCACCGACATTGCTTGAAACCGATCCGGCCACCGGACTGCCCGCCCATGCCACATCCAATCCGGCCCTGACGGCGCTGGGCGTACCAGCGACATACCAGGCCAAGGTGCAAGAACTTTCGGCCCGTTTCGATCTGAGCCCGAGCCTGATCGAAGCGCTGGTTTGGCAGGAAAGCCGCTGGCGCGAGAACGCGGTTTCTCATGCCGGCGCGCGCGGGTTGGCCCAACTGATGCCGGGTACCGCGCGCTATCTCGGCGTCGATCCTGACGATCCCTTTGCCAATCTGGAGGGCGGCGCACGCTACCTGCGCGAACAGCTCGACCGGTTTGACGGCGACCTGGAAAAGGCGCTGGCCGCGTATAATGCCGGGCCAGGCCGGGTACTCGCGGCCAAAGGTATTCCGAATATCCGTGAAACCAAGAACTACGTGGCGGCCATCATGGGGCGGCTGTCCAACCATTCCCGAGGGGACAGATAA
- a CDS encoding TrbG/VirB9 family P-type conjugative transfer protein, translated as MIRAGISAPVPVLALALMAAPLAAQDSRLVELEYDPARVVTIEGRTKVQATIKFGEGEAIENVAIGDSTTWQVTPNKRANLLFVKPLQATAKTNMTVVTNKRTYLFDLVASPRAKPLYILTFTYPDEVAEEALLARAETANAVEIAAATDPYAVADPAELNFAWAPDGDAKLFPARTYDDGDATFLQWNTGAPVPAILIKDFKGVEGPVNFTVRGNTVVVDGVPREIILRSGDESATLVNNGPIRVPPSVPALEALAGG; from the coding sequence ATGATCCGCGCCGGTATCTCCGCGCCCGTCCCTGTGCTTGCACTCGCCCTGATGGCCGCTCCCCTGGCGGCCCAGGATTCCCGCTTGGTCGAATTGGAATATGATCCCGCCAGGGTGGTGACGATCGAAGGCCGGACCAAGGTACAGGCCACGATCAAGTTTGGTGAGGGCGAGGCAATCGAGAATGTCGCCATCGGCGATTCCACCACCTGGCAAGTGACACCCAACAAGCGCGCCAATTTGCTATTCGTCAAACCGCTGCAGGCCACGGCCAAAACCAATATGACGGTGGTGACCAACAAGCGCACCTATCTGTTCGACCTGGTCGCAAGCCCGCGCGCGAAGCCACTGTATATCCTGACCTTTACCTATCCCGACGAAGTGGCAGAGGAAGCCCTGCTGGCGCGCGCGGAAACGGCGAATGCGGTTGAGATTGCTGCCGCCACGGATCCCTATGCGGTCGCCGATCCTGCCGAGCTGAATTTTGCGTGGGCGCCGGATGGCGATGCAAAGCTGTTTCCTGCGCGCACCTATGACGATGGCGATGCAACCTTTCTGCAGTGGAATACCGGTGCACCCGTGCCCGCTATCCTGATCAAGGATTTCAAAGGGGTCGAGGGACCGGTCAACTTCACGGTTCGCGGAAATACTGTCGTGGTTGACGGCGTGCCGCGCGAAATCATCCTGCGTTCGGGCGATGAAAGCGCGACGCTGGTCAATAATGGCCCGATCCGGGTCCCGCCTTCTGTGCCGGCGCTCGAAGCGCTGGCGGGCGGTTGA
- a CDS encoding TrbI/VirB10 family protein: MRLPEKKKGDSGPANDGDPRDGESAEIIDLASRTGYPAVAQKNGKSDAMGLVAGIAIVAALGAVTLWSMNSARVAPPPSVGNAQNAAPPPVLAQAPQQATAPAAVAASRPDPAPAPVLAANPNIVAGPSSNPNAAPSLVFDAGALGAPVTAPGGAAPAVAAPAGGMTTGNSANDFASRIGGVGGATASAQPMANPATTVTQGTLIPAILETAIDTDVPGFVRAVVSQDVRSFDGKNILVPRSSRLIGQYQSGVQGGQKRAYVIWTRLIRPDGASVNLQSPAIGFDGTTGLEGKVNSRFFQRFGSAMLLSVVGGLSAIGTGGASVVIGGGGQAAAAAAVQQDSQVGPTIRVRQGEPIRVFTARDLDFSGV, from the coding sequence ATGCGACTTCCCGAAAAGAAGAAGGGCGATAGCGGCCCGGCCAATGATGGCGATCCGCGTGATGGCGAAAGTGCGGAGATCATCGATCTCGCCAGCCGTACGGGATATCCGGCAGTCGCGCAGAAGAACGGTAAGTCCGATGCGATGGGGCTGGTCGCCGGCATCGCGATTGTTGCTGCCCTGGGCGCGGTAACTTTGTGGAGTATGAACTCGGCCCGTGTCGCACCGCCTCCCAGTGTCGGGAACGCCCAGAACGCTGCCCCGCCGCCTGTCCTGGCGCAGGCCCCGCAGCAGGCGACAGCCCCGGCGGCAGTCGCGGCATCGCGCCCTGATCCCGCTCCGGCACCAGTCTTGGCAGCCAACCCGAACATTGTTGCCGGGCCAAGCAGCAATCCCAATGCGGCCCCTTCGCTGGTGTTTGACGCAGGTGCGCTTGGTGCTCCGGTCACGGCACCGGGGGGCGCGGCGCCTGCGGTCGCTGCTCCCGCGGGGGGCATGACGACCGGCAATTCAGCCAATGATTTTGCCAGCCGCATCGGCGGTGTGGGCGGCGCAACTGCTTCGGCGCAACCGATGGCCAATCCGGCGACCACTGTGACACAAGGCACCTTGATCCCCGCAATCCTGGAAACCGCGATTGATACTGATGTGCCGGGCTTTGTCCGCGCAGTGGTGAGCCAGGATGTACGCAGTTTCGATGGCAAAAACATCCTCGTCCCGCGCTCTAGCCGCCTGATCGGTCAATACCAGTCGGGCGTGCAGGGCGGGCAGAAGCGTGCCTATGTGATCTGGACCCGCTTGATCCGGCCCGACGGAGCTTCGGTGAACCTGCAGTCGCCCGCGATCGGGTTTGACGGCACCACCGGGCTGGAGGGCAAAGTCAACAGCCGCTTCTTCCAGCGTTTTGGCTCGGCCATGCTGCTGTCGGTTGTCGGTGGCCTATCCGCCATCGGCACGGGCGGTGCTTCGGTTGTGATCGGCGGCGGCGGTCAGGCTGCTGCTGCGGCTGCGGTGCAGCAAGACAGCCAGGTCGGGCCCACCATCCGGGTCCGCCAGGGTGAGCCGATCCGCGTTTTCACCGCGCGCGATCTCGATTTCTCGGGCGTTTAG
- a CDS encoding VirB4 family type IV secretion/conjugal transfer ATPase: MSNWIGPAAWSAKEARAGDRLPYSGLVDPGTVLLRDGSLMTAIQVPGLLFETEDTDSLNAHAATREVVLRSTLDSRFVLYHHVIRRRVSVELDAQFPDPLTRHIDTRWKERLGSGSLFINDQFVSLVRRPARGKAGFAERLARMWNRSGQDDVEADPKDLRSLKAAVTSLVASLQPYGASVLGDYDAPTGHTNNEMLELLSALYNGEMRPVRRPSDETDIGYMLPYRRVSFGLDAMEQRGSGEPDFASILSLKDYPDATSPGLLDGLLRLPHEMIVSESYAPSERTTARERMDLSLRRLRSADEEAQAERADMLAARDALGNGAVGFGDHHLTVQVREQTLPALDEASAACAASLADTGAIVVREDTNLEPAFWAQFPGNEQYIVRRAMISSANMASFGSFHGFALGQAEDNHWGDAVTLLETTSATPFFFNFHHGDLGNFSVIGPSGSGKTVVMNFLAAQAQKFRPRTILFDKDRGAELFVRGIGGRYDRIHAGEATGFNPLALPDNAVNRAFLRDWLGVLLAADGPEELQTIAHAVDAAYENDADLRQLRNFRELLSGTRRPEPGDLSDRLSAWIHSGEHAWLFDNGEDKLDLDNRTLGFDMTALLENPKLRTPTMMYLFHRIEERLDGKPAMILIDEGWKALDDDVFAARIRDWLKTLRKRNALVGFATQSARDALESRISTALVEQTATMVFMPNSRARPEDYCDGFGLTQHELALIRSLPAHSRCFLVRQPDASVVVRLDLSDSPEVLAMLSGRESTVRRLDLLREAVGDAPADWFPNLTGHAWPGGANDTTDTNEIPFKQAAE; encoded by the coding sequence ATGAGCAACTGGATCGGACCGGCTGCATGGAGCGCCAAGGAAGCCCGCGCGGGCGACCGGCTGCCCTATTCCGGGCTGGTCGATCCGGGCACGGTGCTCCTGCGCGATGGATCGCTGATGACGGCGATCCAGGTCCCCGGCCTGCTGTTCGAAACAGAAGATACAGACTCGCTCAACGCCCATGCTGCGACCCGCGAAGTGGTGCTGCGCTCGACGCTCGATTCCCGCTTCGTCCTGTACCATCACGTGATCCGTCGCCGGGTTTCGGTGGAGCTCGACGCCCAGTTTCCCGATCCGCTAACCCGCCATATCGATACGCGATGGAAAGAGCGGCTCGGCTCCGGCTCGCTGTTCATCAATGACCAGTTCGTGAGCCTGGTCCGGCGTCCTGCGCGCGGAAAAGCGGGCTTTGCCGAACGCCTGGCCAGAATGTGGAATCGCAGCGGACAGGACGATGTCGAGGCGGATCCCAAGGATTTGCGATCGTTGAAGGCGGCCGTCACCAGCCTCGTCGCCTCCTTGCAGCCTTACGGGGCCAGCGTCTTGGGCGATTATGATGCGCCCACTGGCCACACCAACAACGAGATGTTGGAGCTACTCTCCGCCCTCTACAATGGCGAAATGCGCCCCGTGCGGCGGCCGTCAGATGAAACCGATATCGGTTATATGTTGCCCTATCGCCGGGTCAGCTTTGGTCTCGATGCGATGGAGCAACGCGGCTCGGGTGAGCCGGATTTCGCCTCGATCCTGAGCCTGAAAGACTATCCGGATGCCACCAGTCCGGGCCTGCTAGACGGGTTGCTCCGCCTGCCGCACGAAATGATCGTTTCGGAAAGCTATGCGCCGTCAGAACGGACCACGGCGCGCGAGCGGATGGACCTGTCGCTGCGCCGCTTGCGCTCTGCAGATGAAGAAGCACAGGCCGAACGTGCCGATATGCTCGCGGCACGCGATGCGTTGGGCAATGGTGCCGTTGGCTTCGGGGACCACCATTTGACCGTGCAAGTACGCGAACAGACCTTGCCGGCGCTGGACGAGGCCAGCGCAGCCTGCGCAGCCTCATTGGCAGACACCGGTGCCATCGTTGTGCGCGAAGACACCAATCTGGAGCCGGCATTCTGGGCGCAATTCCCGGGCAATGAGCAATATATCGTGCGCCGCGCGATGATCAGCTCGGCCAATATGGCCAGCTTCGGATCGTTCCATGGCTTTGCGCTTGGTCAGGCCGAGGACAACCATTGGGGCGACGCAGTCACGCTGTTGGAAACGACCAGCGCGACGCCTTTTTTCTTCAACTTCCACCACGGCGATCTGGGCAATTTCTCGGTTATCGGGCCGAGCGGTTCGGGCAAGACCGTGGTGATGAATTTCCTCGCCGCACAGGCGCAGAAATTCCGACCACGAACCATATTGTTCGACAAGGATCGCGGCGCGGAGCTGTTCGTGCGCGGAATCGGCGGTCGTTATGACCGGATTCATGCGGGCGAAGCGACCGGTTTCAACCCCCTCGCGCTGCCTGACAATGCGGTAAATCGGGCATTCTTGCGGGATTGGTTGGGCGTATTGTTGGCCGCCGATGGCCCTGAGGAGCTGCAGACCATCGCCCATGCGGTCGATGCAGCTTACGAGAACGATGCCGATTTGCGCCAGTTGCGCAATTTCCGCGAATTGCTGTCCGGCACGCGCCGCCCCGAGCCAGGGGATCTGTCCGACAGGCTCTCTGCCTGGATCCATTCGGGCGAGCACGCCTGGCTGTTCGACAATGGCGAAGACAAGCTCGATCTCGACAACCGGACGCTCGGCTTCGACATGACCGCGCTGCTCGAAAATCCGAAGCTGCGGACGCCGACGATGATGTATCTGTTCCATCGGATCGAGGAGCGGCTGGATGGCAAGCCGGCGATGATCTTGATCGATGAGGGATGGAAAGCGCTGGACGATGATGTGTTTGCCGCGCGTATCCGGGACTGGCTCAAGACTTTGCGCAAACGCAATGCGCTGGTCGGGTTCGCCACACAGTCCGCCCGCGATGCCCTGGAAAGCCGCATTTCCACTGCGCTGGTCGAGCAGACCGCGACAATGGTGTTCATGCCCAACAGTCGCGCGCGGCCCGAGGATTACTGTGACGGCTTCGGCCTGACCCAGCACGAGCTTGCGCTGATCCGGTCTTTGCCTGCGCACAGCCGATGCTTCCTGGTGCGACAACCCGATGCGAGCGTGGTGGTCCGACTCGATCTGTCCGACTCGCCCGAAGTCCTGGCGATGCTTTCTGGCCGTGAAAGCACGGTACGTCGGCTCGACTTGCTGCGCGAAGCGGTTGGCGATGCCCCGGCTGACTGGTTCCCGAACCTGACGGGCCATGCCTGGCCGGGAGGGGCGAACGACACCACGGATACGAATGAGATCCCCTTCAAGCAGGCGGCCGAATAA
- a CDS encoding TrbC/VirB2 family protein gives MGSLSRIAAFLALLSPSAALAQTQVQSGQVDPAGSGPIVNALGWLQGTLLGNVATAVAVMAVAAVGFMMLTGRLNWRFGATVIIGTFILFGSASIVAGIQQAAG, from the coding sequence ATGGGATCGCTTTCTCGCATCGCTGCATTTCTGGCGCTGCTGTCACCGTCCGCTGCCTTGGCGCAGACCCAGGTCCAGTCCGGGCAGGTCGATCCGGCCGGTTCGGGCCCGATCGTCAATGCGCTGGGCTGGTTGCAGGGAACGCTGCTGGGCAATGTTGCCACCGCTGTTGCCGTGATGGCCGTGGCCGCTGTCGGCTTCATGATGCTTACAGGTCGGCTCAATTGGCGCTTCGGCGCAACAGTGATCATCGGCACATTCATTCTGTTCGGCTCGGCCTCGATCGTCGCCGGTATCCAGCAGGCAGCGGGCTAG